TGAAACATGTGTAAACACCGCATCTTTATAAAAAGCATTGTAAAGGGAACTGGCCTCTTCAACACTTCCGTCGAAATCCGTGTATACCGTAGCAAAAATACCTCTACTAAAGTTCCCGCGATTAGGAATGAAAATCACCTCCTTGTCAAATCCGGTCTGAAGTATTCCGAGGGTCTGATTGATCTCACCTAAGTGCTGATGGTCAAATGCTTTATAATGAGAAAAATTATTATCCCTCCAGGTAAAATGCGTGGTTTTAGACAAAGAAACTCCTGCTCCAGTTGCCCCGGTTACGGCATTTACATGAATATCGGTGTTTAACATTTTTTTCGCTGCAAGTGGTAATAATGCAAGTTGAATTGCTGTAGCAAAGCACCCCGGATTGGCCAGATAGGTAGCCTTCTGAATATCATGCCTGAAAACCTCCGGAAGTCCGTAGACAAACTGTTGCCCTTTAAAGCAACTGTCTCCGGTTAATCGGAAGTCATTGCTCAGATCGA
This DNA window, taken from Lutimonas zeaxanthinifaciens, encodes the following:
- the argC gene encoding N-acetyl-gamma-glutamyl-phosphate reductase; this encodes MIKAGIIGGAGYTAGELIRIILNHPGLELDFVYSTSNAGNKIYHIHSDLIGETEMEFSQKINTEIDILFLCLGHGNSKAFMEANKFSADTRIIDLSNDFRLTGDSCFKGQQFVYGLPEVFRHDIQKATYLANPGCFATAIQLALLPLAAKKMLNTDIHVNAVTGATGAGVSLSKTTHFTWRDNNFSHYKAFDHQHLGEINQTLGILQTGFDKEVIFIPNRGNFSRGIFATVYTDFDGSVEEASSLYNAFYKDAVFTHVSTAEIFLKQVVNTNKCLIHLKKHKNKLLITTAIDNLLKGASGQAIQNMNIMFGLEEDLGLSLKANFF